In one window of Nakamurella sp. PAMC28650 DNA:
- a CDS encoding thiol-disulfide oxidoreductase DCC family protein gives MSGRDMRARRSRPATRTRQRDVLVHDAPIDAVLIYDGDCGFCRWSLIQGRRLLPAMPAVEAFQVADLAGYGLTMAQASAAVQFVPRGGTPVAGHLAVAGVLMSQPGFGWRLSGALLTVPPISWIAALTYRWVAGHRRLLPGASDACAVPVGAGATGGRPRGPSDGFITPASKE, from the coding sequence GTGAGCGGTCGTGACATGCGGGCGCGTCGGAGCCGTCCTGCCACCCGGACGCGTCAGCGGGACGTCCTCGTCCACGACGCCCCCATCGACGCAGTCCTCATCTACGACGGGGACTGCGGCTTCTGCCGGTGGTCGCTCATCCAGGGCAGGCGGCTCCTGCCGGCGATGCCCGCCGTCGAGGCCTTCCAGGTCGCCGACCTCGCCGGATACGGCCTGACGATGGCGCAGGCCTCGGCAGCCGTCCAGTTCGTCCCGCGGGGAGGCACCCCGGTCGCCGGGCATCTGGCCGTCGCCGGCGTCCTGATGAGCCAACCGGGATTCGGATGGAGGTTGTCGGGCGCTCTGCTCACGGTGCCGCCGATCTCGTGGATCGCCGCCCTGACCTACCGCTGGGTCGCCGGCCATCGTCGACTGCTGCCCGGCGCAAGCGACGCCTGCGCCGTGCCGGTCGGCGCGGGAGCCACCGGCGGCCGGCCCCGGGGTCCATCCGATGGTTTCATCACGCCGGCCTCGAAGGAGTAG
- a CDS encoding YajQ family cyclic di-GMP-binding protein gives MADPSFDIVSKVDRQEADNALNQTAKELSQRFDFRGTDSTIVWAGDEGVTITSSTEERALAAIDVFKEKLIKRGISMRAIEMDEPTQSGKIYKASGKLVQGIASDQAKLISKKIRDEGPKGVQAQIQGDQLRVSGKKRDDLQAVIALLNGADLEVALQFTNYR, from the coding sequence ATGGCTGACCCGTCGTTCGACATCGTGAGCAAGGTCGACCGCCAGGAGGCGGACAACGCCCTGAACCAGACGGCCAAGGAGTTGAGCCAGCGTTTCGACTTCCGCGGCACCGACTCCACCATCGTCTGGGCCGGCGACGAAGGTGTCACGATCACGTCTTCGACCGAGGAGCGGGCGTTGGCGGCCATCGACGTGTTCAAGGAGAAGCTGATCAAGCGCGGCATCTCCATGCGGGCCATCGAGATGGACGAGCCCACCCAGTCAGGGAAGATCTACAAGGCCTCCGGCAAACTCGTCCAGGGCATCGCCTCCGATCAGGCCAAGCTGATCTCCAAGAAGATCAGGGACGAGGGCCCCAAGGGTGTGCAGGCGCAGATCCAGGGCGACCAACTCCGTGTCTCGGGCAAGAAGCGCGACGACCTCCAGGCGGTGATCGCCCTGCTGAACGGGGCCGATCTCGAGGTGGCACTGCAGTTCACCAACTATCGGTGA